The Pseudochaenichthys georgianus chromosome 23, fPseGeo1.2, whole genome shotgun sequence sequence ctacctatgttgtaaatgtattatctcttcgatctacacacggcatctattgcacgtctgtccgtcctgggagagggatccctcctctgttgctctccctgaggtttctcccatttttccctttaaactgggttttctccggaagtttttccttgtacgatgtgagggtctaaggatagagggtctaaggacagagggtctaaggacagagggtctaaggatagagggtgtcgttttttctcatactgatattctgaacaatctgtgctgttgtatttgctgtaaagtgtctctactgtaggctatttttattatatgtacagcactttggctcgaccaaaaatcgtttataaatgtgtttatataaataaaacttgatttgatttgatttgaacgcgagtattttttaaaacataaatcCATGTGTGTCTGAGCCGCAGCAACACGGACTGATTCAGGTGCATTAATTGTCGTCGGATTTTTCTACACAGTCTGTGAACCGCGAGCGGTGAGCTACTGCAAAGCTGCCGAGGTGTTGGAAACCCCTGGTCTAtacgatagagaactgtagcggatacaaccagtttcgtctccgtgtggacggggcctaagAGGGGGGGAACCTGCATATTGCAGAAGACTCTTGCCACGCTGATAAGGATACAATCAGTGCCAGGAAAGAGGACTTTTCCCTTCAGTAGCTCACCCATTATGCATCCCACTGACCAAATATCAACTGTAACAGAAACACCAGAGGTTTAATCATTAAGCATATATTCAATCAGTTCTGAATTTAAGTATTTAAAAAGAGTTCTAAATGTTTATCTTTCATACCATTCTGATTGTAGTGCATCCAGTTGAGCATGATCTCCGGCGCTCGATACCAGCGAGTCGCCACATACCCTGTCATCTCATCGTCTGTCTGTCTGGCCAATCCAAAGTCCAGGATCTGTAGGACAGGAAGACAGTCTTTAATAGAGTCAGAATGTTGCAGTGAAGGATCAGTAGGTTCACTCTCAGGCTTACCCTCAGCTCACAGTCCTCATTTACTGCCACATTACTCGGCTTTAAGTCCTGGAGAGATAGTAAAGCAGAGAAGATATAAGAGGACCTTCCTATTCATATAATAGACTTggagaacaataaacaacatTATAGCAGTGTTTTAAAAACAGTATTGGTTAAACATAACAAATCGTCTATGAAGTTTCTTGAGGGCTATTACAGTGGAAAGTTTAAGGGGGTTAACTAtcatttgaaaccaagcaaATGTCATAATAATGTGGGTGTGGTCTATCAAACTAAGAAGCAAAGAGAAGGGACTTACTCTGTGGATCAACCCCGCTGAATGGATGTACTGTTGGAGAGGCAGGGGGTGGGCAGGAGGATGGGGGAGGAGAGAGAAGACATAAAGGGAGAAAGCGGTCAGCAGGGAGGGTCACCATATTAGCCCCTGTCCAAAGGGAAACTGCTTTTGTCTGCGCCATGGAAACCGTGAAGGCCGAACAGCCCATTCAGCGTGAGAATGCGAGCAAAGAATACCAGAAGGACGAACTCAATATAAACATAGAGAGGACTTAGAAACGTAGAGTGTCGTTTCCAAATACTACTTACAGCCTGCATTCACTTTAAGCATCTTATACCACTTTGAATTATGATTGGAAAAAAACCTAAACAAGAGTACAGAGTTCTACAGTTAGcagaaataaatgaataaatagttCAAATATGTCGGATAATGGGCTCAAATATTTAGCTAAAAGTAACGATATATGCTTGACTTCGACAGCCAGAAGTAATAAGTAAACAATTCAAAATAGTTAGCTAAAGGTTACTGGTTTAAATGACAAAAATCTGCCTATCCTAATTGAAAGTATGAAAGACAAATTACAATAGCATCCTAAAGAGTGACAGTTCAACTttatgaaaaatatattgtaaccATGATACTCTTTTATATCATTAATAGAGGAATTAAAATGTtctttaaaatcaattcaaatGAACACATGTGGGATGTGACGGGTGGAGTCACTGAGGGGGCTGTGGGGGTCCATCAGATTGAAATGGTTGGGAGTCTCTGGTGTACCATCTGAATACTAACTTCTTAtagtatgtatatgtgtatggCATATAGCAGGTCTGTGAGCGGTAAATTACCTTGAGGCCGCGCAGAAGCTGGTAGATCAAGAACTGCACGTGTTCGTCTGACAGCCTCTGAAATTTCACGATGTTGTTGAGGTCTGCACCCATCAGGTTAGTCACCAGGTAGCTGGGAAAGGGGAGAGTGTATGAGTGAGAGGGAGTagtgctgttgccatggcaaccgtAAAACACCTCAAGCCTATAATCCCCAAGGATGGCCCCCTccaacatctccaacatctcCTCCCCCTTTTACCAGCAGAACCATTGTGTTTGTGGAACAGCTGTATTGCACGTAGTAAACATGAAGGGACGAGAGATTTACAGTTCATTGAAGTCCTCTAGCGTTGCAGCAGGCGTGAAGACGTCCAGCAGCCCGATTACCTGCAGAGACGGAGACAAACAGAGCAGATCGATACTAGACAGACATGCAGAGAGCCGTCTGTCTGTCTCGGGGGATTTTTATGCGCGGCACTAACATTCTCGTGTTTCATGTGCTTGAGCAGCCTGAGTTCCCGGTACGAGCGGCGGCTGTGGATCAGAGACTGGAAAGGCCTCGATAGTTTCTTCACTGCAACCTTCTGCCGCAGGACCACATCATACGCCGAACTGGAGAGAGTAAACAGAGAGAAATACATTGAAAAAAGTATCATTATAATTAAGAAGATACTCTCATGTACAGTAAACATGATGCTCCAACCAAAAGACATGAAGACTGGAAACAGCTATCCAGCTGAGCAAAGGTTATCCAGTACACCCACCACCACGTTTAGCTTACTTGCTATCTTGCTTGTCTGTGGAAAACATTATATTGGGGTTTTATGGCAGGTAATATGCTGGAAATGTTCttggtgtttacttcctctgATTTCGTTACGCTAGGCTAGCTGTTTGTACATGTTTCCTCTAATTATCCAAGCTAATCTAAGTCCTAGCAAGGAACATCATTTATGCttcacactttttcttttaaatgcaaaaaaatagAAATACGGTGTTATTGTGAGCTTTGGCTGTGTGGGtagatgcattttttttattttggataaaggcaaggcaaggcaaggcagggCAGGGCAGGGCAGGGCAGGGCAAGGCAGGGCAGGGCAAGGCAGGGcagggcaaggcaaggcaaggcaaggcaaggccatTTTATTTCGGTGCGTTTTTAGTCGGGATTTAAAAATAGGAAGTGTTTCGGCGGACGTGCACGATTTAGGCAGATTGTTCCAAATTGTTGGGGCATAATAACTCAAAGCTACGGATAAAGCCAAACTGTTTTAACATTTCCAGAATGCATCAACCCTGATACCAGCTGATGGTGATGTGTATATGACTGGGGGAAAGAGCAAGACTGAGAGAGCACGAGATGGTGAAAGAGGATGTGGTTGAACAAGAGAGGCGCAGATGTCAGATATTGTAAAAGTATTATTTCATGTTCTTCTTTTGAAATGTTAATGTAATTCCACATATCGCACGCTGAGCCCTGCTGCCTCTGATGCCGCTGCCTTTGTGCCTCCGATATCTCTTCAGTCCTGGCAGCTCCTCAACACTCAGCAGTTATAAGACAGCCAACACGAGCAGAGCACACAAACAGGAAGGAACATGGGCGAGACATGTGACATAATGTGCAGCACTGCAGAGATGGAGCAAGAAGCAAGAAGTGGAACACAGAAAGGAACAAAGTGGACATTCCAAGTGGAGTAAGAGGTGACATCAAAAAGAGGATGTATACTTGATTCGTACTGCACTAGTTTACTTTTTAATCTGCACGACCAGCCTGTTCTTTAGCATATTTCAATTGTAAATCTTTAACATTGTCtgtggcgtgtggcgcagtggttcCTTTCAAGAACTCCTGAGGTTGTACGAGTCGAGAGACCACACCCACattattatgttttaaataCATCTGGTATTTTCCATATTTCAACAATACTGTGTTTATTTTAACTGTTCGCCACACGTGTTCTCATATCCATCCTGCCTTGCTGCACGTCAGTCAGATATATTTAATTTGTAATAGGTGAGACTCTTTGTATTTGATGTATCCATGGTTGTGGCAGTGcgacatttcaatgtatttttcACCAAAAAACCTGCAATATTGAGTAGTGAGAAGAGTGGAAGAGCCACTGAATGGTGCGTGCCCCTTCAACCGTATGACACTCACAGTGAATATCAATGTATCATTTCATGTTGACCAATGCTTACATGCATGGGTACACTGCACCCTATGTGCATCCATGCGTCGTGTGATCACCTGCTGCCAGTCCGGAAGCCTCTGCCAGGCGTGAGCAATACCTCCTCAATCTGtgacacacacctcacacactGCACTATCTCCCACACTGCCTCACACACCTCACACACTGACCTGCCTCACACACCTCACACACTGACCTGCCTCACACACCTCACACACTGCACTGCCTCACACACCGACCTGCCTCACACACCTCACACACCGACCTGCCTCACACACTGCACTGCATCACACACCTCACACACTTCACTGCCCCACACACCTCACACACTGACCTGCCTCACACACTGCACTGCATCACACACCTCACACACTTCACTGCCCCACACACCTCACACACTGACCTGCCTCACACACTGCACTGCATCACACACTGCACACCTcacacacctcacacacctcacacacctcacacacctcacacacctcacacacctcacacacctcacacacacctcacacacctcacacacctcacacacctcacacacctcacacacacctcacacacctcacacacctcacacacctCACACACTGACCTGCCTCACACACCTCACACACTTCACTGCCCCACACACCTCACACACTGACCTGCCTCACACACCTCACACACTTCACTGCCCCACACACCTCACACACTACACTGCCTCACacactcatttcatttcatttcaaacctttatttatacagataaatcccattgagatcattgatctctttttcaagggagacctgctcaagtagttccacatgaaacataacaacataaacagaacaacaaaaggacatcatacagcatcatttacatagttatccacataaacaggtaccaatagcttccgattgactagcatccaaccgagctttaaaaacatttagtggcaccagattgttcagtttccatttaatttgcagactattccaagacagaggagctgcgcatctaaaagctgtcttccctaagacagtcctagcagttggcacatttaataaaaccactgcattcgatctcaggcagtagccacttacaattctccatgagatcagggagcagatgtaagatggaagtttccctaacatggctttgtatataaaaatgtaccagtgactgagcctccgtgcagttagtgaaagcaaaccagcccttgcatacagggtacagtgatgggttaatgctttacagtttgtcacacatctcagagcgctgtgatacgcagcatctaacttgaccaggcaatgggcaggtgcattcatatagaccagatccccagagtccagcacaggtcaaaaggtcactgCCTCACACACTGACCTGCCTCACACACCTCACACACTGCACTGCCTCACACACTGACCTGCCTCACACACTGC is a genomic window containing:
- the mapk11 gene encoding mitogen-activated protein kinase 11, giving the protein MILFSMYFSLFTLSSSAYDVVLRQKVAVKKLSRPFQSLIHSRRSYRELRLLKHMKHENVIGLLDVFTPAATLEDFNELYLVTNLMGADLNNIVKFQRLSDEHVQFLIYQLLRGLKYIHSAGLIHRDLKPSNVAVNEDCELRILDFGLARQTDDEMTGYVATRWYRAPEIMLNWMHYNQNVDIWSVGCIMGELLKGKVLFPGTDYIDQLKRIMEVVGTPTPDLLKKICSEHAQKYIQSLPFMPQQDLEKIFRGANPLAVDLLKRMLVLDCDGRISASEALSHPYFSQYHDPDDEPDAPPYDQTLESKDRTLEEWKELVFEEVNSVSASGTKTDSLQAEQ